Below is a genomic region from Macaca thibetana thibetana isolate TM-01 chromosome 1, ASM2454274v1, whole genome shotgun sequence.
GGACCGTGCACCTCACTGAAGTCTGCTTAGAGGATGGCAAAATTCTCATCACCACCAAGATAGGTGCTGTTATTAATAGTTATTCATGCAGCAATCTAGAgttgtactttatttatttgtttatttagaggcagagtcttgctctgttgcccaggctggagtgcaatggcacgatctcagctcactgcaacctccgcctcctgggttcaagtgatcttcaaGTGCCTgccttcaagtgatctgcctccgcctcctgggttcaagtgatcttcaaGTAGTCTGCCTTGAAGtgtctgggttcaagtgatcttcaagtgtctgccttagcctcccaggtagctaggattacaggcgcccaccaccatgcccagctaattttttttatttttagtagagacagagtttcaccatgttggccaggctgttctccaactcctgacctgaagtgatctgcctgccttggcctcccaaagtgttgggattacaggtgtgagccactgtgcctggcaaaagtGGTAAATTAATTTCCCTGGTTATCATAAAATGACTTTACAAGACACATTTCCAAATTATAGTTGTTGATCAATAAATCACAAAGTTATTCAAAGCAGGTGAAGGTCACAGCTCATGAGAAAAGGATCACATTAGAAGTGGAGAATGACACCTTCAGGGAGGGCAGTGTTTGAACAGTAAAGAGCCGAAACACTTCTCATAGGGCGCTTCAACTATATTTTGCTTCCAATTCATCTATTATGGAAAATCCTTCCTGTGCTTTGCAGGACATTTTCACAGCGTTAATTCTAGCTGCTCTTGTAATTAAACTAGAAACGTATAAAAGCTCAAACCAGCAAGACTGACTTGCTCCCTCATGAAAAGGCCCACACGGTCTTCCCGCATCCCAGGCAACTTCTCCCCGTCCTTCGTCACCCAGGGACCCCAGCTTGCTCCTGGTTGGTCCACTCGGCTTCCACGTGCAGGCGGTGGCAGGAAGAGGCCATGGAGACAGCGCTCCCGACGGCTTCTCTCCACTGCCCTGGGCGAGCACACGCTGCGAGCTGCTCCCTGATGccgctggggctggggagggcggCTCTTGTCAGGCAGCTGCACACGCACCTCTCCATGGCCTGGAGAGCCCGGCCTTTTCCACCACACACACTAGGAAAGCCTGGCACTTCTGCGGCAGACAAGAGGGCGTGGAAGTACACtcaagagaagggaagaggcCCTGTCCCAAGGGCCTCAGTGGTGAACGGGTCTAAAAGATGGACCcgtgccaggcgcagtggctcacgcctgtcatcccaacactgtgggaggccaaggtgggcggatcacctgaggtgaggagttcgagaccagcctggccaacaaggtgaaaccccgtctctactaaaaatatgaaacattagccaggcatggtggtacatgcctgtaatcccagctacttgagaggctgaggccggagaatcgcttgaacccgggaggcagagtttacagtgagccgagatcgcgccactgcactccagcctgggcaagagagactcagtctcaaaaaaaaaaaagagatggaccCAGCCTTACGAACATTTGGgagcaggagactgaggcaggatgcacttcctcccctcagCTCCCAGGCATTGAGAAAggaatccagttttagaacatacgactgctttcaaaatattttcaaaatatattttatttccttcttacgTGTATTTTGCAAAATTTCCAAAGTAAACGTTAGCTCTGCATACAGAAATAAGAGTTCTTTAAGAACTAGCATTGAATTCATCACAAGTATGATCAAATTATGATAATGGAAAACAAACTTGCCTATGACCAAAGCTACTGAGCTGAAGTGAAGAGCTGTCTTTACAAAAATCCCTCTCACTGAGCCCACTGCCCTGCAGCTGACTCAAGCCATCACCATGTATGTACGTGTACAAGGacactggccgggcatggtggctcacacctgtcatcccagcactttggcaggctgaggcaggcggatcacctgaggtcagcagtttgagaccagcctggccaacatggtgaaacccctgtgtctactaatacaaaaaactagctgggcatggtggcgcacgcctgtaatctcagctactcaggaggctgaggcaagagaatcacttgaacccgggaggtggaggttgcagtgagccgagatggcgccattgcattccagcctgggcgacaaaaaagaaactctgtcttcaaggaaaaaaaaaaaaaaaaaaaaaaaaaaaaaaaaggacattggCACAGTACAGCAGCTTTGCAACCTCAAAGACTGTCTGAGTTTGAGTTCCCATGAGTGTATCCTCCACAGGTATTCAGTGCTTTGCGCTATTGACTTTGATGGGTCAGTTCTGAAGTCTGATTAAGACATTCTCTTGgagatacattttatataaatcttgTAATGTGCTAAACTGTCAAATTGTTAATGGTATGAAATAGGGCAAGGACATCATTTTGTATGGTCTCTACATTtctgcatcatcatcatcatcatcatcatcatcatctttggCTCTGAAATGCATTTTTCTGAACTCTCGTCTGCTCATTGAAGGACACGATGAAGACGCAGGTGGGAGGTCCTTAGAGAAGAAAACATGGCTTCAGTCATGAGCAACACACATCTGCACCCGCATCTGCAGCGTGCCCCATCCAGCAGCTCTGGGGCTCGCAAAGTGCTCTTCCCTTTCAGACGCGTGAAAACGCCTGAGTCCCAGCATTCACCTCTAGATGAGAGCTTCCTCCCTACTGGGCTGATCgggtaaaaagaaggaaagatgctgggttcaaaacaaaagaaagcaacagCAAGTGTGGGGTGGATGttcaaaaaaaccacaaacctGATTTCATGGAAACACACCTGTGGCTGCGGGAGGCCCCCTCCCACCGCCGCCTTTCCCAATGGCAGTGATTCTCAGCTCGGGAGATGGAGGGAGGGCCCCCAATTAgccaatgttttcattttctcctcgtgggttaaaatgattaatttatgTTTAATGTTGTGTCGAGGCATTATGTACCTGCACTGAGTGGGGAGTGTGTGACTTGAAAGTGCGGCTGGCTGCCTGAGTACCCACGGGAGGAGGAAGGCGCCGCCCTTACCTGCATGAGCTCAACGTTTCCAAAGAACCGGCTCACGGGCATTGGCTGATTGCTGTCGTCATCCAGAAAGATACTGTTGTCCATCTGAAGTGGCGGCTTCTGCACATCCTCTGTCTCTAGCCCCGGCTCATTCTGCTTCTGCACAGTGGAGCTGCTATTGGATTCTTCTGCTCCTGACCCAGCACTGTGCTTCGGCACGGACAGGCCGTCTTTAGCCTTTGCTAAGCGAGAGTCACTCACAACTCTGCAGCCACCGAGGGGAAGACTTGCAGCCCCCCGCTGCACGGAAACGCCAGCCTCGCTGCCTGGAAGCAAGGCACCGCTTTCAGCAAACTCATTTTTACAAGGGGCCTCAGGTGTCACTTTTGGCAAAGAAGCGCTGTCATTCTTAGGGACAAGCTTCTGTAATTCTGACTTCACAAGATGACCTTTGTCACATTTGAACTTCTTGGACGTTCGCCTGTCTGTGGCTTTGTGGGATGAGGAAgtctgtcaagaaaaaaaaaaaaagtaaggggaACCAGACACATCTAGCAAATAAAACAGGATTCAATCCAGAGGCTAGTATTTCTTCTCACATCTGAAATGATGAAGATGCTGTGACCACAACTTTCACAGATCGCCATTTCACTGTTCTGCCACCAAGGGACAAAATACAAGGGAGACTGAATTTAGACACACCCCACATCACTCCTACACTTTCAGTTTCCCTAGTGGTGTTACAGCTCCTGAGGCGAATTCTGAAGCACACATTTATATGTTACACAATTACAATACAAGAGCCCAGCTTTCATTCACTTCTGCTGGGGCATAAGCTCTGGGAAGGAAGGGGTCTTTGCTTTATTCACTGATTagggcttggcacacagtaggtgctcaagaaatatttgttaaattgacTTTGACAAAATTTTACCAAGCACCTCATTATGAGCAAAGCTCTGTGCGACATGCTGGCATATGGCCAAGTCCCAGCCCCTCAGCTGTGGGCTCCGGGAAGCGGCTCTACTCCACCGGGAAGTTCAGGAACTCACTCCTCGGAAGTGACGGCTGGGCTGGGGTGGACGGCAAACGGCATGAGATTCCTTTCCCCACCCACTCTGCCTTTCTCTTCAAGCCTCTGGGGGTGAGGCTGCACGGCAATGGGCCAGCATGACTCGACAGCCCACCTAAGGACAGAGCAATGAGCACAAGTGGCCTCAGAGCCGGGTCTAGACACACACACGGGTGGGGAGGTGCTAGGATCAGAGCCTGGTCTAGACACACACACGGGTGGGCAGGTGCTAGGATCAGAGCCTGGTCTAGACACACACACGGGTGGGCAGGTGCTAGGATCAGAGCCCGGTCTAGACACACACACGGGTGGGCAGGTGCTAGCATCAGAGCCTGggtctagacacacacacacgggtgGGCAGGTGCTAGGATCAGAGCCCGGGTCTAGACACACACACGGGTGTGCAGGTGCTAGGATCAGAGCCCGGTCTAGACACACACACGAGTGTGCAGGTGCTAGGATCAGAGCCTggtctagacacacacacacgggtgGGGAGGTGCTAGGATCAGAGCCCGggtctagacacacacacacaggtgggcAGGTGCTAGCATCAGAGCCTGggtctagacacacacacacaggtggggAGGTGCTAGCATCAGAGCCCGGGTCTAGACACACACACGGGTGTGCAGGTGCTAGGATCAGAGCCTGGTCTAGACACACATACGGGTGGGGAGGTGCTAGGAAAGTCAGCCCCGGCCTGCCAAGTGTGTCTTTCTCTGAAGGCAATTACAGTGCTGTCaccttttcttctgaaatagTCCCCCTCTGGCAGACAAGTAACATTCGATATTTTTATAAAGCAACACATCTTGGAGTGGcaattttgtataaaaatggaCCCTCGAGTCAAGATCTTGGCGTTCTCCATGGTAACAGGGCTCACCAGACATGCTGTCTTGGCAGACGTGGAACCAGTGGCTTCCTGGGCAGAGGCCAACCCGGCTGCCGAACAACTTCGTGCTTTCAAGCGCGCCGAAGACCGCACTGCACCTGTGAGCTGACAGATTGAGAGCCACTCAGAGAGCGATCTCAGGAAGGCGGCGTGACCGTGCAGACGAGAACTTCCCACCTAAAGAACACCCAAAGACAGCCCCTCCCACTCCAGGATTTTATCATCTTTGTGGAGACAGCTGTGGCCCGAATGTGTAAATCCAAACCAAACTGTGCCTGGGATTAGGATACAGGATCTACTCTTTCCACGATCTCGGAGGCTTGGGACAATCTGTCCCCCTTACCTTGTATGTTTCCAGTA
It encodes:
- the C1H1orf174 gene encoding UPF0688 protein C1orf174 homolog isoform X1, producing the protein MRSRKLTGAVRSSARLKARSCSAAGLASAQEATGSTSAKTACLTSSSHKATDRRTSKKFKCDKGHLVKSELQKLVPKNDSASLPKVTPEAPCKNEFAESGALLPGSEAGVSVQRGAASLPLGGCRVVSDSRLAKAKDGLSVPKHSAGSGAEESNSSSTVQKQNEPGLETEDVQKPPLQMDNSIFLDDDSNQPMPVSRFFGNVELMQDLPPASSSCPSMSRREFRKMHFRAKDDDDDDDDDDAEM
- the C1H1orf174 gene encoding UPF0688 protein C1orf174 homolog isoform X2 — encoded protein: MRSRKLTGAVRSSARLKARSCSAAGLASAQEATGSTSAKTACLTSSSHKATDRRTSKKFKCDKGHLVKSELQKLVPKNDSASLPKVTPEAPCKNEFAESGALLPGSEAGVSVQRGAASLPLGGCRVVSDSRLAKAKDGLSVPKHSAGSGAEESNSSSTVQKQNEPGLETEDVQKPPLQMDNSIFLDDDSNQPMPVSRFFGNVELMQKSQEG